Proteins encoded in a region of the Paramagnetospirillum magneticum AMB-1 genome:
- a CDS encoding periplasmic heavy metal sensor: MGREFLSRWALPASLAFNVFLATVLFMREPGFPPGPPGGPGGPGGPGGPPTPLHLAERLAADLPAADAAILRAAVQSRSQAVEYQWRVWTGMPERARTALAAPDFNAEALRAILAEGREAHYAVDGLIAEVVLDAASGLSAESRQAIARWRPPHPPKGGPPPPR, translated from the coding sequence ATGGGGCGTGAATTCTTGTCCCGCTGGGCTTTGCCGGCGTCGCTGGCCTTCAACGTCTTTCTGGCGACGGTGCTGTTCATGCGCGAGCCGGGGTTTCCGCCTGGTCCGCCGGGTGGTCCCGGTGGCCCGGGTGGCCCCGGCGGGCCGCCCACTCCGCTGCATCTGGCCGAGCGCCTGGCCGCCGATCTGCCGGCGGCCGATGCCGCCATCCTGCGCGCCGCCGTCCAGTCGCGTTCCCAGGCGGTGGAATACCAGTGGCGGGTGTGGACCGGCATGCCCGAGCGGGCGAGGACGGCCCTGGCGGCCCCCGATTTCAATGCCGAGGCGTTGCGCGCCATCCTGGCCGAGGGGCGCGAGGCCCATTATGCCGTGGACGGATTGATTGCCGAAGTGGTGCTCGACGCCGCTTCCGGCCTGTCGGCGGAAAGCCGGCAGGCCATCGCCCGCTGGCGTCCGCCCCATCCGCCCAAGGGCG
- a CDS encoding RNA polymerase sigma factor, translating to MDRAGRLRPEMDAASDDDLLRAIAQGDRRSFQRLMERHVRAMLALSTRVLRNPDDADEIVQEAFLKVWTLASGWQSDREAKFSTWLYRVVLNASLDRLRRARFVAEEEADEPVDPAPGGLDRVVARQRERLVSTAMAEMPARQREALSLYYFSDLTAPEAARVLDLSLSAMEALLVRGKRSLRTALARLGIRGIGDVT from the coding sequence TTGGACCGGGCTGGGCGGCTGCGTCCCGAGATGGATGCGGCCAGTGATGACGACTTGCTGCGGGCGATCGCCCAGGGGGACCGCCGGAGCTTCCAGCGGCTGATGGAGCGTCATGTCCGCGCCATGCTGGCCCTCTCCACCCGGGTGCTGCGCAATCCCGACGATGCCGACGAGATTGTGCAGGAGGCCTTCCTGAAGGTCTGGACTCTGGCATCTGGCTGGCAGTCGGATCGCGAGGCCAAGTTTTCCACCTGGCTTTATCGGGTGGTGCTGAACGCCAGTCTCGACCGCCTGCGCCGGGCCCGCTTCGTGGCGGAGGAGGAGGCGGACGAGCCCGTCGACCCCGCGCCGGGCGGGCTGGACCGGGTGGTGGCGCGCCAGAGGGAGCGTCTGGTCTCGACCGCCATGGCCGAGATGCCGGCCAGACAACGCGAGGCGTTGTCGCTATATTATTTCAGCGATCTGACCGCTCCCGAGGCGGCACGGGTCCTGGATTTGTCGCTGAGCGCCATGGAAGCCCTGCTGGTAAGGGGCAAGCGCAGCCTGAGGACAGCCCTTGCCCGCCTGGGAATTCGGGGCATTGGAGACGTGACATGA